A stretch of Zonotrichia albicollis isolate bZonAlb1 chromosome 32, bZonAlb1.hap1, whole genome shotgun sequence DNA encodes these proteins:
- the LOC141726068 gene encoding uncharacterized protein LOC141726068 — protein sequence MESSEEPEAEAVWSGSTARQGEADGEEKPQKCSECGKSFTSSCTLTVHQRSHTGERPYQCDQCQKRFVSSSELVGHQGSHTDERPFQCLDCGKGFKRISHLNRHQRIHTEERPYECDQCNKRFLNSTHLLRHRLIHTEERPFHCRDCGQSFRRNSHLIVHWRIHTGERPHECPQCGKTFTHGSTLTVHLRSHTGERPYECDQCQKGFYTSSDLLKHQRIHTDERPFRCPDCGVGFKEKSTLVTQRRIHTGERPYKCPQCGKGFIDSSSRTIHLRGHTGERPYKCDQCQKGFYTSSDLLSHQRIHTDERPFRCPDCGVGFKHNSAVIAHRRIHTGERPYQCPQCGKSFRASSHLTAHLRSIHTGERPYECPQCGKSFIQSSRLTVHLRSHTGERPFKCDQCQKGFYTSSHLLKHQRIHTDQKPFRCPDCGVGFKHNSHLTVHRCIHTGERPYQCPQCGKGFTQSSHLTVHLRSHTGERPQE from the coding sequence atggagagcagcgaggagccggaggcagaggccgtttggagcggctccacggctcggcagggagaagcagacggggaggagaagccccaaaagtgctccgagtgtgggaagagcttcacctcGAGCTGTACTCTGACTGtccaccagaggagccacacggGGGAACGACCCTACCAGTGTGACCAATGCCAGAAGCGGTTTGTGAGCAGCTCTGAACTCGTGGGGCACCAGGGctcacacacggacgagaggcccttccagtgcctcgACTGCGGGAAGGGTTTCAAAAGAATCTCCCACCTCAACaggcaccagcgcatccacaccgaggagaggccgtacgagtgtgatcagtgcaatAAGAGGTTCCTCAACAGCACCCACCTCCTCCGTCACCGCCTCATCCACACTGAGGAGAGGCCGTTCCACTGCCGTGACTGCGGGCAGAGCTTCCGAcgcaactcccacctcatcgtccactggcgcatccacactggggagagaccccacgagtgtccccagtgtgggaagactTTCACCCACGGCTCCACCCTGACTGTCCACCTCAgaagccacaccggggagaggccctacgagtgtgatcagtgccagaagggctTTTACACCTCGTCTGATCTCCTCaagcaccagcgcatccacacggacgagaggcccttccgctgtcctgattgtggggtgggattcaaagAGAAGTCAACCCTCGTCACACAGAGgaggatccacaccggggagagaccctacaagtgcccccagtgtgggaagggcttcataGACAGCTCCAGCCGGACTATCCATCTCAGaggccacaccggggagaggccctacaagtgtgatcagtgtcagaagggcttttacacctcgtctgatctcctcagtcaccagcgcatccacacggacgagaggcccttccgctgtcccgattgtggggtgggattcaagcacaactctgCCGTCATCGCCCAcaggcgcatccacaccggggagagaccctaccagtgtccccagtgtgggaagagcttcagagcGAGCTCCCACCTGACTGCCCACCTGAGGAGCATCCACACCGgtgagaggccctatgagtgtccccagtgtgggaagagtttcATCCAGAGCTCCAGGCTGACTGTCCACCTCAgaagccacactggggagaggcccttcaagtgtgatcagtgccagaagggctTTTACACCTCGTCTCATCTCCTAaagcaccagcgcatccacacggatCAGAAACCTTTCCGCTGTCCCgattgtggggtgggattcaagcacaactcccacCTCACCGTCCACCGgtgcatccacaccggggagagaccctaccagtgtccccagtgtgggaagggcttcacccagagctcccacctgactgtccacctgaggagccacactggggagaggccccagGAGTGA